The Erythrobacter sp. genome segment ATCGATAGGCCGTGGTGTGGATCGGCCCGTGCGGCATTTCCATCGTCTCCACCCCGAACCCTGCGTGGATGCGTAAAGTATCCAGCGTATTGAGCTCGACAATGTTGGGATAACCGAACTGGCCGGTGAACACGTAGGAAAAGCGATTCCGCAGCCGGCGCACCGTTTCGACGGAGGCAAAACCGGGAATTCCCGCCTGCCGCCCGAACCGCAGCGGCCGCAAATCGTCGATCCCGTGGCAGTGATCGGCGTGATCGTGGGTCCAGAAAACGCCGTCGATTTTGGCCACATTGTTGTCGAGCAATTGCTGGCGCAGGTCGGGCGACGTATCGACCAGCAGCCGCGATCCCGCATTGCTCTCGACGATGATCGAAACGCGGGTGCGGCGGTTCTTCGGATTGTAGGGATCGCATTCCCCCCAGTCGTTGCCGATCCGCGGAACTCCGGTCGAGGTGCCGCAACCGAGCACCAGCAGTTTCACGTCGCGGCCTTTCCAAACAGGCGGAAAAAATTCGCTGAGGTCGTCTCGCCCAGTGCTTCCACGCTCGTCCCGCGCAGGTTGGCGACGAATTGCGCGGTGTCGCGAACATAGGCCGGTTCGCACTTCCTGCCCCGATGCGGCACCGGAGCGAGGAAGGGGCTGTCGGTTTCCACCAGCAGGCGATCCCCAGGAATTTCTCTCGTGAATTCCTGTAGTTGGGTGGCATTTTTGAAGGTGACTATTCCCGAAATCGAGATCGTCAGCCCCAGATCGAGCACGCGCCGCCCGAATTCCGGCGACGCAGTGAAGCAATGGATCAGCGCAGGGAAGGCGCCCTTCCCCATCTCTTCGGCCAGGATATCGCCGGTATCGGCATCGGCATCGCGGGTGTGGATCACCAGCGGCAATCCGGTCTCCCGCGCCACCCCCATGTGCATGCGGAACAGTGCCTGCTGCACCTGCCGGTCCGACTTGTCGTAATAGTAATCGAGCCCGCTTTCCCCCAGTCCGATCACGCGCGGATGGCGGCTCGCCTC includes the following:
- a CDS encoding TatD family hydrolase codes for the protein MLIDSHCHLNYAGLAERQDEVLANARAAGVRGFLNISTRESEWGDVVATAERESDVWATVGIHPHEADKHADLGREVLLEASRHPRVIGLGESGLDYYYDKSDRQVQQALFRMHMGVARETGLPLVIHTRDADADTGDILAEEMGKGAFPALIHCFTASPEFGRRVLDLGLTISISGIVTFKNATQLQEFTREIPGDRLLVETDSPFLAPVPHRGRKCEPAYVRDTAQFVANLRGTSVEALGETTSANFFRLFGKAAT
- a CDS encoding MBL fold metallo-hydrolase, encoding MKLLVLGCGTSTGVPRIGNDWGECDPYNPKNRRTRVSIIVESNAGSRLLVDTSPDLRQQLLDNNVAKIDGVFWTHDHADHCHGIDDLRPLRFGRQAGIPGFASVETVRRLRNRFSYVFTGQFGYPNIVELNTLDTLRIHAGFGVETMEMPHGPIHTTAYRFEADGKSIGYATDFSELTDEMVNFFTDVDVLVSDCLRREPHPTHASLPIALEFAERTNAGVTVLSHLDKSMDYVTLGLEVPANVLVGYDGMELAA